Proteins co-encoded in one Azospirillum brasilense genomic window:
- the dxs gene encoding 1-deoxy-D-xylulose-5-phosphate synthase: MTPNDKTPLLDLVRTPADLRALKPEQLRQVADELRTETISAVSVTGGHLGAGLGVVELTVALHYVFQTPADRLIWDVGHQCYPHKILTGRRDRIRTLRTGGGLSGFTNRSESEYDPFGAGHSSTSISAGLGMAVARDQLGRDNHVVAVIGDGAMSAGMAYEAMNNAGSANSKLIVILNDNDMSIAPPVGAMSAYLSRLISSKPYLSLRHLAKDIAEQLPRPLRTAARRAEEYARGMVTGGTLFEEMGFYYIGPIDGHNLDHLLPVLQNVRDAEDDKPVLIHVVTKKGKGYGPAEASADKLHAVAKFDVVTGAQSKPKSNAPTYTRVFANALIAEAERDSRVLGITAAMPSGTGLDLFGQRFPDRCFDVGIAEQHAVTFAAGLATEGFKPFCAIYSTFLQRAYDQVVHDVVLQRLPVRFALDRAGLVGADGATHAGAFDVAYLGCLPDIVLMAAADELELMHMVATSAAIDDRASALRYPRGEGVGLELPERGEVLPIGKGRILQEGTKVAILSYGTRLAEARKAAAELGARGLSTTVADARFAKPLDEELVRRLALEHEVLITIEEGSVGGFGSFVLQHLAMAGLLDGGLKIRPMVLPDRFLDHDSPAKQYEEAGLAARHIVATALQALGIEAAAVRA; encoded by the coding sequence GTGACCCCCAACGACAAGACGCCGCTTCTCGACCTCGTCCGCACCCCCGCCGACCTGCGCGCGCTCAAGCCCGAGCAGCTCAGGCAGGTGGCCGACGAGCTGCGGACGGAGACCATCAGCGCGGTGTCGGTGACCGGCGGTCATCTGGGCGCCGGGCTGGGGGTGGTCGAACTGACCGTCGCCCTGCATTACGTGTTCCAGACCCCGGCCGACCGGCTGATCTGGGACGTCGGGCACCAGTGCTACCCGCACAAGATCCTGACCGGGCGCCGCGACCGCATCCGCACGCTGCGCACCGGCGGCGGCCTGTCGGGTTTCACCAACCGGTCGGAGAGCGAATACGACCCGTTCGGCGCCGGTCACAGCTCCACCTCGATCTCCGCCGGGCTGGGCATGGCGGTGGCGCGTGACCAGCTGGGCCGCGACAACCATGTGGTCGCCGTGATCGGCGACGGCGCGATGAGCGCCGGCATGGCCTATGAGGCGATGAACAACGCCGGCTCGGCGAACAGCAAGCTGATCGTCATCCTCAACGACAACGACATGTCCATCGCCCCGCCGGTCGGCGCGATGAGCGCGTACCTGTCGCGGCTGATTTCCTCCAAGCCCTACCTCAGCCTGCGCCATCTGGCCAAGGACATCGCGGAGCAGTTGCCGCGGCCGCTGCGCACGGCGGCGCGGCGGGCGGAGGAGTACGCCCGCGGCATGGTCACCGGCGGCACGCTGTTCGAGGAGATGGGCTTCTACTACATCGGCCCGATCGACGGGCACAATCTGGACCACCTGCTGCCGGTCCTGCAGAACGTCCGCGACGCCGAGGACGACAAGCCCGTCCTGATCCACGTCGTCACCAAGAAGGGCAAGGGCTACGGCCCCGCCGAGGCGTCGGCCGACAAGCTGCACGCGGTCGCCAAGTTCGACGTCGTCACCGGCGCCCAGTCCAAGCCCAAGTCCAACGCCCCGACCTACACCCGCGTCTTCGCCAACGCCCTGATCGCCGAGGCCGAGCGCGACTCCCGCGTTCTCGGCATCACCGCGGCCATGCCCTCGGGCACCGGGCTCGACCTGTTCGGCCAGCGCTTCCCCGACCGCTGCTTCGACGTCGGCATCGCCGAGCAGCACGCCGTGACCTTCGCCGCCGGGTTGGCGACGGAGGGCTTCAAGCCCTTCTGCGCGATCTATTCGACCTTCCTGCAGCGCGCCTATGACCAGGTGGTGCATGACGTGGTGCTGCAGCGCCTGCCGGTGCGTTTCGCGCTCGACCGCGCCGGTCTGGTCGGGGCGGACGGGGCGACCCACGCCGGGGCCTTCGACGTCGCCTATCTCGGCTGTCTGCCCGACATCGTGCTGATGGCGGCGGCGGACGAGCTGGAGCTGATGCACATGGTGGCGACCAGCGCTGCCATCGACGACCGCGCCTCGGCGCTGCGCTACCCGCGCGGCGAGGGGGTGGGGCTGGAGCTGCCGGAGCGCGGCGAGGTGCTGCCCATCGGCAAGGGCCGCATCCTTCAGGAAGGCACCAAGGTGGCGATCCTCAGCTACGGCACGCGTCTGGCCGAGGCGCGCAAGGCGGCGGCGGAGCTGGGCGCGCGCGGGCTGTCGACGACGGTGGCCGACGCGCGCTTCGCCAAGCCTCTGGACGAGGAGCTGGTGCGCCGTCTGGCGCTGGAGCATGAGGTGCTGATCACCATCGAGGAGGGTTCGGTCGGCGGCTTCGGCAGCTTCGTGCTGCAGCATCTGGCGATGGCCGGGCTGTTGGACGGCGGGTTGAAGATCCGTCCGATGGTCCTGCCCGACCGCTTCCTCGACCATGACAGCCCGGCCAAGCAGTATGAGGAGGCCGGTCTCGCCGCCCGCCACATCGTCGCCACCGCCTTGCAGGCGCTGGGGATCGAGGCGGCGGCGGTGCGGGCCTGA
- a CDS encoding MFS transporter, giving the protein MGELLGAGRRSIPKTAMEERTMQGNHVGQDGLERATMRKVIFRLVPFLMLCYFFNLLDRSNIGVASLQMRPQLGLSAFAYGLGGSLFFIGYFLFEVPSNLMLQRYGARRWIARIMISWGAMCVLMALTQGPLSFYVLRFLLGVAEAGFYPGIILFATYWFPARYRARIVAAFSMSIPLASFIGSPVSAGLLQADGVLGLHGWQWVFVAEGIPTVLLGITCLFVLKDRPQDAHWLSAEQQGWLTRTLDAEKATKHAVGHLSLAQLARNPYVWGLALACSASSAASSSLSVWQPQLIKSFGLTNFQTGLVNSIPYGIAAALMMFWGMHSDRTGERRWHTALPLMVISAGVIGVFFARDSLALTVVLLSCVLASYSSFKGPFWAFTSTTLSPTTAAAGIAGINAVSNLVGGGMVSLVGAIQDATGSFGAALLPIAVLAMTGALIVLVMGVRKTRAVGETPAAAE; this is encoded by the coding sequence ATGGGCGAGCTTCTGGGTGCCGGACGGCGAAGCATACCGAAAACAGCCATGGAGGAACGCACAATGCAAGGCAACCATGTCGGGCAAGACGGTCTGGAACGGGCAACGATGCGGAAGGTGATTTTTCGCCTCGTGCCGTTCCTGATGCTCTGCTATTTCTTCAATCTGCTCGATCGCTCGAACATTGGCGTGGCTTCGCTGCAGATGCGTCCGCAACTTGGCCTTTCCGCGTTCGCGTACGGCCTCGGTGGCAGCCTGTTCTTCATCGGCTACTTCCTGTTCGAGGTGCCCAGCAACCTGATGCTGCAGCGGTACGGCGCCCGGCGCTGGATTGCGCGCATCATGATCTCCTGGGGCGCCATGTGCGTCCTGATGGCCCTGACGCAAGGACCTCTCTCCTTCTACGTGCTGCGATTCCTTTTGGGCGTCGCCGAGGCGGGCTTCTACCCCGGCATCATCCTGTTCGCGACCTATTGGTTCCCAGCCCGCTACCGCGCACGGATTGTCGCCGCCTTCTCGATGTCCATCCCGCTCGCCAGCTTCATCGGTTCGCCGGTCTCGGCGGGCCTGTTGCAGGCGGACGGAGTGTTGGGGCTGCACGGCTGGCAATGGGTGTTCGTCGCGGAAGGCATTCCGACGGTGCTGCTCGGCATCACCTGCCTGTTCGTCCTCAAGGATCGGCCCCAGGATGCGCACTGGCTGTCGGCCGAGCAGCAAGGCTGGCTGACCCGGACGCTGGACGCGGAGAAGGCAACCAAGCACGCCGTCGGTCACCTCTCGCTTGCCCAGCTTGCCCGCAACCCCTACGTCTGGGGCCTGGCCCTTGCCTGCTCCGCCAGCTCGGCGGCGAGCTCCAGCCTGTCGGTCTGGCAGCCCCAGCTCATCAAGAGCTTCGGCCTGACCAACTTCCAGACCGGGCTGGTCAACTCGATCCCCTACGGCATCGCCGCGGCGCTCATGATGTTCTGGGGCATGCACTCCGACCGCACGGGGGAACGGCGGTGGCACACGGCATTGCCTCTGATGGTCATTTCCGCCGGGGTGATCGGTGTGTTCTTCGCACGCGATTCGCTGGCGCTGACGGTGGTGTTGCTGAGCTGCGTGCTGGCGAGCTACTCCTCCTTCAAGGGGCCGTTCTGGGCGTTCACCTCGACCACGCTGTCGCCCACGACGGCCGCCGCCGGCATCGCGGGCATCAACGCGGTGTCCAACCTCGTCGGCGGCGGGATGGTGTCTCTGGTGGGGGCGATCCAGGATGCGACCGGCAGCTTTGGCGCGGCCCTGCTGCCCATCGCAGTCCTGGCGATGACCGGCGCCCTGATCGTGCTGGTGATGGGCGTTCGGAAGACGCGTGCCGTCGGCGAGACCCCCGCAGCGGCTGAATAG
- a CDS encoding sensor histidine kinase encodes MPTAVIDGASFRCLYANATMRALGLESGHLLADRFPEATAERIAGVLGSGEGVRLRITGPDEVSWSLDLSALDGGPSLLVTLRPAESESTETAHHHAREVSHRVKNTLQLVSSLLTLQTLSAKDPDMRRAFQEACSRIGTVTQAHQRVHAATRGSLVDFGAYLSDACREMESHFAVGGPERRIAVTVEQAMLPVDSVIPLALIVNELVGNATRYAYVAGSPGDIEVSLLPREEGGRRLTVADHGRGLPPGFEVARADSLGMKVARAFAGQLKGKLRAEVNSPGTRFVLDLPF; translated from the coding sequence ATGCCCACCGCCGTGATCGACGGTGCGTCCTTTCGTTGTCTTTACGCCAACGCCACCATGCGCGCCCTCGGTCTGGAATCGGGGCATTTGCTGGCGGACCGGTTCCCGGAAGCCACCGCCGAGCGCATCGCCGGGGTGCTGGGCAGCGGCGAGGGTGTCCGTCTGCGGATCACCGGGCCGGACGAGGTGTCCTGGAGCCTGGATCTGTCCGCCCTGGACGGCGGGCCGTCGCTGCTGGTCACCCTGCGCCCCGCCGAATCCGAGTCGACCGAGACCGCCCATCACCACGCGCGGGAGGTCAGCCACAGGGTCAAGAACACCCTTCAGCTGGTCTCCAGCCTGCTCACGCTCCAGACCCTGTCGGCCAAGGACCCGGACATGCGCCGCGCCTTCCAGGAGGCGTGCAGCCGCATCGGCACGGTGACCCAGGCCCACCAGCGCGTCCACGCCGCCACCCGCGGCAGCCTTGTCGATTTCGGGGCTTATCTGAGCGACGCCTGCCGGGAGATGGAAAGCCACTTCGCGGTGGGCGGGCCGGAACGGCGCATCGCCGTGACGGTGGAACAGGCGATGCTGCCGGTGGATTCGGTGATTCCTCTGGCCCTCATCGTCAACGAACTGGTCGGCAACGCCACCAGATACGCCTACGTGGCGGGCAGCCCGGGGGACATCGAGGTCAGCCTCCTTCCGCGCGAGGAGGGTGGGCGGCGCCTGACCGTCGCCGATCATGGGCGCGGCCTGCCGCCGGGGTTCGAGGTCGCTCGGGCCGACTCGCTGGGCATGAAGGTGGCGCGGGCCTTCGCCGGTCAATTGAAGGGAAAGCTGCGCGCAGAGGTGAACAGTCCCGGCACGCGCTTCGTTCTCGACCTTCCTTTCTGA
- a CDS encoding TlyA family RNA methyltransferase has translation MARVRADVALVERGLAESRAKAQALILAGLVYSDTKRIDKAGDAIAEDAPLSVKGQDHPWVSRGGLKLVKGLDVFGVDPTGLTAVDVGASTGGFTDVLLTRGAAKVYAVDVGHGQLAWKLRNDPRVVVLEKTNARHLTSAEIADPVDLVVCDASFIGLEVVLPAALALTVPGGRLVALIKPQFEVGKGRVGKGGVVREPELHQEVCDRIRGWLDALPGWRVLDITESPITGPEGNKEFLIGAVKDLSMEP, from the coding sequence ATGGCGCGGGTGCGTGCGGATGTGGCGCTGGTGGAGCGCGGGCTGGCCGAAAGCCGGGCCAAGGCGCAGGCGCTGATCCTGGCCGGGCTGGTCTATTCCGACACCAAGCGCATCGACAAGGCCGGCGATGCGATCGCCGAGGACGCTCCCTTGTCGGTGAAGGGGCAGGACCATCCCTGGGTGTCGCGCGGCGGGCTGAAGCTGGTGAAGGGGCTCGACGTCTTCGGCGTCGATCCCACCGGCCTGACCGCCGTCGATGTCGGCGCTTCGACCGGCGGATTCACCGACGTGCTGCTGACCCGCGGCGCCGCCAAGGTCTACGCGGTGGACGTCGGACACGGCCAACTGGCTTGGAAGCTGCGCAACGACCCGCGCGTCGTGGTTCTGGAAAAAACCAACGCCCGTCATCTGACCAGCGCCGAGATTGCCGATCCCGTGGACCTCGTGGTGTGCGACGCCAGCTTCATCGGGCTGGAGGTCGTGCTTCCCGCCGCCCTCGCCCTGACCGTGCCGGGCGGGCGGCTCGTCGCCCTCATCAAGCCGCAGTTCGAGGTTGGCAAGGGCCGCGTCGGCAAGGGCGGGGTGGTGCGTGAGCCGGAGCTGCACCAAGAGGTTTGCGACCGCATCCGCGGGTGGCTCGATGCCCTGCCGGGATGGCGTGTGCTGGACATCACCGAAAGCCCGATCACCGGCCCCGAAGGGAACAAGGAGTTTCTGATCGGCGCGGTAAAGGACCTTTCGATGGAACCATAA
- a CDS encoding NAD(P)-dependent oxidoreductase: protein MNASPTGREGRPAVLVSAAALAPEAVALLQQAGYAVITTSAYPSESELLDAVREHRPVALLHRQGHINGAVLDAAGPGLRVVARHGAGIDGIDVAAAKARGVTVTRAAGANSRAVAEHSWALLLAVLKDLPSIGAGMAGGLWEKTSRHTRDAEGRTIGIVGYGAIGSKVARYAEAFGMPVLAYDPYLPGDGLPGPGERVGSLTDLLARSDVLSLHCPLSAETRGMIGAAELARLPKGALLVNAARGGIVNEAALLEALDSGHIAGAGIDVFETEPLPQESALRRHPKVVATPHIAANTPRGAVGMAAGAADCIIQVLAGREPALKGAIVTLGEKTPLAIGHAA, encoded by the coding sequence ATGAACGCTTCCCCGACTGGCCGCGAAGGCCGGCCCGCCGTTCTGGTCAGCGCCGCAGCGCTCGCGCCCGAAGCCGTCGCCCTGCTGCAGCAGGCCGGTTACGCCGTGATCACCACCTCCGCCTATCCGTCCGAGAGCGAGCTTCTTGACGCGGTGCGGGAGCACCGTCCGGTCGCGCTGCTGCATCGCCAGGGCCACATCAACGGTGCCGTCCTCGACGCCGCGGGGCCGGGTCTGCGGGTCGTCGCCCGTCATGGCGCCGGCATCGACGGAATCGACGTCGCGGCCGCCAAGGCGCGCGGTGTGACCGTCACCCGGGCGGCCGGCGCCAACTCCCGCGCGGTCGCGGAGCACAGCTGGGCGCTGCTGCTGGCCGTTTTGAAGGATTTGCCATCGATCGGCGCCGGCATGGCGGGCGGTCTTTGGGAGAAGACCTCGCGTCACACGCGCGACGCCGAGGGGCGGACCATCGGCATCGTCGGCTACGGCGCGATCGGCTCCAAGGTTGCCCGCTACGCCGAGGCCTTCGGCATGCCGGTCCTGGCCTATGACCCCTATCTGCCGGGCGATGGCCTGCCGGGGCCCGGCGAGCGCGTCGGATCGCTCACGGATCTCTTGGCCCGCTCCGACGTCCTGTCGCTGCACTGCCCGCTGAGCGCGGAGACCCGTGGCATGATCGGCGCGGCAGAACTCGCCCGGCTGCCGAAAGGCGCGCTGCTGGTCAACGCCGCCCGTGGCGGCATCGTGAACGAGGCGGCGTTGCTGGAGGCCTTGGACTCGGGTCACATCGCCGGCGCCGGCATCGACGTGTTCGAGACGGAACCGTTGCCGCAAGAGAGTGCGCTGCGGCGGCACCCCAAGGTCGTCGCGACGCCGCACATCGCGGCCAACACCCCGCGCGGGGCCGTGGGCATGGCCGCCGGCGCCGCCGATTGCATCATCCAGGTGCTGGCCGGCCGCGAACCCGCGTTGAAGGGCGCGATCGTCACCCTGGGCGAGAAGACTCCGCTCGCCATCGGCCACGCCGCTTAG
- the cas5c gene encoding type I-C CRISPR-associated protein Cas5c: MLHGVTLRVSGARACFSRAEFKTERVSYDVITPSAARGIFDSVYWRPGLRWIIDRIHVLKPIRFQSLSRNEIGDRIPVASVRHAMRNGAFQALPRIAADNRQRRAATILVEVAGRGRLSHHRPPHPHR; encoded by the coding sequence ATGCTGCACGGCGTCACATTGCGCGTCTCGGGGGCCCGAGCTTGCTTTTCTCGCGCGGAGTTCAAAACCGAACGCGTTTCCTACGATGTCATTACTCCGTCCGCCGCTCGCGGCATCTTCGACAGCGTGTATTGGCGCCCCGGGCTGCGCTGGATCATCGACCGCATCCATGTCCTCAAGCCAATCCGCTTCCAGTCGCTGAGCCGCAACGAGATCGGTGACCGCATCCCGGTTGCCTCGGTGCGCCATGCCATGCGGAACGGTGCCTTTCAGGCCCTGCCGCGAATCGCCGCCGACAACCGGCAACGACGCGCCGCCACCATCCTGGTCGAGGTCGCTGGTCGAGGTCGATTATCTCATCACCGCCCGCCTCACCCTCACCGATGA
- a CDS encoding IS630 transposase-related protein, whose translation MGQPYSADLRERVLLAYERHEGGPELLARRFQISRACAYNWVRAARLEGRRVAKPHAGGVPAKLDAEGVSVLRALVREDNDATLAQYRDRLAARTGIALSPAVVCRTLKRLGLARKKRR comes from the coding sequence ATGGGCCAGCCATATTCCGCCGATCTGCGCGAACGGGTTCTGCTGGCTTATGAGCGCCACGAGGGCGGCCCCGAGTTGCTGGCGCGGCGCTTCCAGATCAGCCGAGCCTGCGCGTACAACTGGGTGCGGGCCGCGCGCCTTGAGGGGCGGCGGGTCGCCAAGCCCCATGCCGGCGGCGTACCAGCCAAACTGGACGCGGAGGGCGTGAGCGTGCTGCGGGCCTTGGTGCGGGAGGATAATGACGCGACACTGGCACAGTACCGCGACCGGTTGGCCGCACGCACCGGCATCGCGCTGAGCCCGGCGGTGGTGTGCCGCACCTTGAAGCGGCTGGGGTTGGCGCGCAAAAAAAGACGCTGA
- a CDS encoding IS630 family transposase, which produces MDIAAERAAYRDDAVVHEPARLVFLDETGINTQMTPTQARAPRGQRALGSVPCGSWHRVTVLGALSAEGMLAAMSIEASTSSAVFLAFVEQVLLPVLRRDKPGAVVVMDNLSAHKRADILAAFETAGIRVRFLPRYSPDLSPIEPGWAKLKGILRAKEARTVEALNEELGPALNAITATDAKAWFKLCGYPNLN; this is translated from the coding sequence ATGGATATCGCCGCGGAACGCGCGGCCTACCGGGACGATGCGGTGGTCCACGAACCGGCGCGTTTGGTTTTCCTCGATGAAACCGGCATCAACACCCAGATGACGCCCACCCAGGCCCGGGCGCCGCGCGGCCAGCGGGCGCTCGGGTCCGTGCCCTGTGGGTCGTGGCACCGCGTCACGGTGCTCGGGGCGTTGAGCGCCGAAGGCATGCTGGCCGCCATGAGCATCGAGGCGTCTACCTCCTCGGCCGTGTTTCTCGCCTTTGTCGAGCAGGTGCTCTTGCCCGTGCTCCGGCGCGACAAACCCGGCGCCGTGGTCGTGATGGACAACCTTTCCGCTCACAAGCGGGCCGATATCCTCGCCGCCTTTGAGACCGCAGGGATCCGTGTCCGCTTCCTCCCGCGCTACTCGCCCGACCTCTCGCCCATCGAGCCCGGCTGGGCCAAGCTCAAAGGAATCCTGCGCGCCAAGGAAGCCCGCACCGTCGAGGCCCTCAACGAGGAACTCGGCCCAGCCCTCAATGCAATCACCGCCACCGACGCCAAAGCGTGGTTCAAGCTATGCGGCTACCCGAATCTAAACTGA
- the ydiJ gene encoding D-2-hydroxyglutarate dehydrogenase YdiJ, with protein MLPRLSHTPDPAPLYLEFMTELRVRGFEGDLSPDYAARTVLATDNSIYQVAPQVAAFPRSTEDLVRIARVAAEPRFADVRIAPRGGGTGTNGQSLTDGLVVDVSRHMNAVLEINVAERWVRVQAGVVKDQLNAALEPHGLFFAPELSTSNRATIGGMVSTDACGQGSCLYGKTRDHVLELTTVLLDGTVWTSRALEPADLALVQRRPDRVGAVHRAVDAIQRERADLIARHFPPLNRCLTGYDLAHIRDERGRFHLNSVLCGSEGTLALLAEAKLNVLPIPRHTALVNLRYGSFDAALRDAQTLIGFKPASIETVDSKVLGLAQDDIIWDSVRAFFPDDDGQRASGVNLIEFVGDTADEVEAALERMITALADDGQSGGQSGGRASDRRGFTVARGERDVTAIWAMRKKAVGLLGNMRGDKRPVPFVEDTAVPPESLADYIAEFRAALDARHLDYGMFGHVDAGVLHVRPAIDLKDPEQQALIREVTEDVVRLTRKYNGLLWGEHGKGVRSEFSPRFFGPLYPALQEIKAAFDPRNQLNPGKIATPGSGELLTIDGVPLRGAHDREIPPDVRAAYDESMHCNGNGACFNWDPDDAMCPSYKATRDRRHSPKGRASLMREWLRQLAVLGVDPAAEARRLRRESPWRSFPERLRNTLARRRGAPDFSHAVKDAMDGCLACKSCVGQCPIKVDIPTTRAKFLELYHSRYLRPLRDHVVGSIEHLTPLLMRMPRLYNAVVGSAMGRGGLRAIGLAATPTLSGLDLRRELASRGVRVATPAALRALDEPERARSVVVVQDAFTSAYETRLVLDLLDLVAALGFRPWLAPFRPNGKPLHVHGFLGRFERVARANAAMLRTLSGTGATLVGLDPSMTLTYRAEYAGVLNPSERPSVLLVQEWLARNLDALPRVAERIEYQLLPHCTERTTAAASLPAWKAAFAQCGLDLRILPSGCCGMAGTYGHEAEHRSTSERIYDQSWARHVADAGPTGRLLATGYSCRSQAMLISGVRLPHPVQALLRHLGSRR; from the coding sequence ATGCTGCCCCGCCTGTCGCACACCCCCGACCCCGCGCCGCTGTATCTGGAGTTCATGACCGAACTCCGGGTGCGCGGCTTCGAGGGCGATCTGTCGCCGGACTATGCCGCGCGCACCGTGCTGGCGACCGACAACTCCATCTATCAGGTTGCGCCACAGGTGGCCGCCTTTCCACGGAGCACGGAGGATCTGGTCCGCATCGCCCGCGTTGCAGCGGAGCCGCGCTTCGCGGACGTGCGGATCGCGCCGAGGGGTGGCGGTACGGGGACGAACGGCCAATCGCTCACGGATGGGCTGGTCGTGGACGTCTCGCGGCACATGAATGCGGTTCTGGAAATCAACGTCGCCGAACGCTGGGTCCGCGTGCAGGCGGGCGTGGTCAAGGACCAGCTGAACGCCGCCCTGGAACCGCACGGCCTGTTTTTCGCGCCCGAGCTGTCCACGTCGAACCGGGCGACCATCGGCGGGATGGTCAGCACCGACGCTTGCGGCCAGGGCTCGTGCCTCTACGGCAAGACCCGCGACCATGTGCTGGAGCTGACGACCGTGCTCCTCGACGGCACGGTCTGGACCTCGCGCGCCCTGGAGCCCGCGGACCTGGCTCTGGTCCAGCGCCGCCCGGACCGCGTCGGCGCGGTGCATCGGGCGGTGGATGCCATCCAGCGCGAGCGGGCCGACCTCATCGCGCGGCATTTCCCGCCGCTCAACCGATGCCTGACCGGTTACGACCTGGCGCACATCCGGGACGAGCGCGGGCGCTTCCACCTGAACTCGGTGCTGTGCGGCTCCGAAGGCACGCTCGCTCTCCTCGCCGAAGCCAAGCTGAATGTGTTGCCGATCCCGCGCCACACCGCCCTTGTCAACCTGCGCTACGGCAGCTTCGACGCGGCGCTGCGGGACGCGCAGACGCTGATCGGCTTCAAGCCGGCGTCGATCGAGACGGTGGACTCCAAGGTCCTCGGGCTCGCCCAGGACGACATCATTTGGGACAGTGTGCGGGCCTTCTTTCCCGATGACGACGGGCAGAGGGCCAGTGGCGTGAACCTGATCGAGTTCGTGGGCGACACCGCGGACGAGGTCGAGGCCGCGCTGGAGCGCATGATCACCGCGTTGGCGGATGATGGCCAGTCCGGGGGCCAGTCCGGGGGCCGCGCCTCGGACCGACGCGGCTTTACGGTTGCCCGGGGCGAGCGGGACGTGACCGCGATCTGGGCGATGCGCAAGAAGGCGGTCGGGCTGCTTGGCAACATGCGGGGCGACAAGCGGCCGGTCCCCTTCGTGGAGGACACGGCCGTGCCGCCGGAGAGTCTGGCCGACTACATCGCGGAGTTCCGCGCCGCTCTCGACGCGCGCCATCTGGACTACGGCATGTTTGGTCACGTCGATGCCGGCGTCCTGCACGTCCGGCCCGCCATCGATTTGAAGGACCCGGAGCAGCAAGCCCTGATCCGCGAAGTGACCGAGGACGTCGTCCGCCTCACGCGCAAGTACAACGGCCTGCTCTGGGGCGAGCACGGCAAGGGCGTGCGCTCGGAGTTCTCGCCGCGCTTCTTCGGCCCGCTCTACCCCGCGCTGCAGGAGATCAAGGCCGCGTTCGATCCGCGCAACCAGCTCAATCCGGGCAAGATCGCCACTCCCGGGTCGGGCGAGTTGCTGACCATCGACGGTGTGCCCTTGCGCGGCGCCCATGACCGCGAAATTCCGCCCGACGTGCGCGCCGCGTACGACGAGTCCATGCATTGCAACGGAAACGGGGCCTGCTTCAACTGGGACCCGGATGACGCGATGTGCCCGTCTTACAAGGCGACGCGCGACCGCCGGCATTCACCGAAGGGCCGCGCCTCGCTGATGCGGGAATGGCTCCGGCAGTTGGCGGTCCTCGGTGTCGATCCGGCGGCGGAAGCGCGCCGGCTGCGTCGGGAGTCACCCTGGCGGTCGTTTCCCGAACGGCTGCGCAACACTCTGGCGCGCCGCCGCGGCGCACCGGACTTCTCCCACGCGGTCAAGGACGCCATGGATGGCTGTCTCGCCTGCAAGTCCTGCGTCGGCCAATGCCCGATCAAGGTGGACATCCCGACCACCCGCGCCAAGTTCCTTGAGCTCTACCACAGCCGCTATCTGCGCCCTTTGCGGGACCATGTCGTCGGCTCGATCGAGCATCTGACACCGCTGCTGATGCGGATGCCGCGCCTTTACAACGCCGTGGTAGGCAGCGCCATGGGGCGGGGCGGGCTGCGGGCGATCGGGCTCGCGGCGACGCCGACGCTGTCCGGGCTGGACCTGCGGCGCGAGTTGGCGTCCCGTGGCGTGCGGGTGGCGACGCCGGCCGCCCTGCGGGCCCTCGACGAGCCGGAGCGGGCGCGCAGCGTGGTTGTCGTGCAGGATGCCTTCACCAGCGCTTACGAGACCCGCCTCGTCCTCGACCTGCTCGACCTCGTTGCCGCGCTCGGCTTCCGCCCGTGGCTGGCGCCCTTCCGCCCGAACGGCAAGCCGCTGCATGTCCATGGCTTCCTCGGCCGGTTCGAGCGCGTTGCCCGCGCCAACGCGGCCATGCTGCGGACCTTGTCCGGCACGGGGGCAACCTTGGTCGGCCTCGATCCCTCGATGACGCTGACTTACCGCGCGGAATACGCGGGTGTCCTGAACCCGAGCGAGCGGCCCAGCGTGCTCCTCGTCCAGGAATGGCTTGCCCGAAATCTTGATGCTCTTCCGCGGGTGGCCGAGCGCATCGAATACCAGCTTCTTCCGCACTGCACGGAGCGTACGACGGCGGCCGCCAGTTTGCCGGCGTGGAAGGCGGCGTTCGCGCAGTGCGGCCTCGATCTGCGGATCCTGCCGTCTGGGTGCTGCGGCATGGCCGGCACCTATGGACACGAGGCGGAGCACCGCTCGACCTCCGAACGGATCTACGACCAGAGCTGGGCGAGGCACGTCGCCGACGCCGGCCCGACCGGACGGTTGCTGGCGACCGGCTATTCCTGCCGCTCTCAGGCGATGCTGATCAGTGGGGTTCGGCTGCCGCACCCCGTGCAGGCTCTGCTGCGTCACCTCGGTTCACGACGCTGA